TGCCGCGAGACCGCCGGACGGCGGCACCGCCACCACCATCGCCAAGCGGGCCAGCTGATCCCTGCCGTCCCTGGCCGGACGCCAGCTGCCCCGGCGCCCGCGCCCTAGCTGTCCAGCGCCGCCCGGAAGTAGCGACCGGTCGCACCCTCGTGCTCGGCCAGCCCCTTCGGCGTTCCGGTGTAGAGCACTCGCCCGCCGTTCTCGCCCGCACCGGGACCGAGGTCGATCACCCAGTCCGCCGCGGCCACGACGTGCAGCGAATGCTCGACTACGACCAGCGTGCGGCCTTCGTCGACGAGCCGGTCGAGCAGCGCGACCATCCGCGTCGTGTCGCTCGGGTGCAGGCCCGCGGTGGGCTCGTCGACCAGCAGGTCGTCGCTGGTCGAATCGAGCTGCCGGGCGAGTTTCAGCCGCTGCCGCTCGCCGCCGGACAGGGTGTCCAGGGTGCGGCCGCTCGCCAGGTGGCCGAGGCCGAGTTCGCCGAGCAGCGCGGCCAGCCGCACCACGTCCGGGTGCGGGACGTAGCGGGCCAGCGCCGACACCGGCGTGTTCAGCACCTCCAGCACAGTCCGCCCGTCGAGGCGCGGTTCCAGCGACTCGGCGCGGAAACCGGTGGAGCCGCACACCTCGCACGGCGTGTCCACGTCCTCCAGGAACGCCAGGTCGGTGCGCCGCACCCCGGTGCCGCGGCAGGCCGGGCAGCCACCTTGCGAGCGCGGGTTGAACAGCTTCGGCGACAACCCGCTGACCTCGGCGAACGCCCGCTGCACCGGATCGGACAATCCCAACCAGGTGCCGACCGTGGACCGTGCCGTCGCGACGATCTGGCTCTGGTCCACCTCGGTGAACCGCGGATGCCGTTCGGCGAGCTCCCCGGCCAGCGTCGACTTGCCCGAGCCCGCGACGCCGGTGATCACGGTGAGCACCCCGGTCGGAACGTCGACGTCGATCCCGGCGAGCGTGTGCCGGTGGAGCCCGCGCAGCGGCAGCCAGCCGCTCGGTTCGCGTAGTCCGTCCTTGAGCCGGACACCGGTGCGCAGCGCCCGCGCGGTCGTGGTGTCCGCTTTCCGCAGCTCGGCGGGCGAGCCGTGGAACACGACGCGCCCGCCCGCTTCGCCCGCACCGGGCCCCAGGTCGATGACGTGGTCCGCGGCCACCATGACCGCCTCGTGATGATCCACCACCAGCACGGTGTTGCCGTGGTCGCGCAGCCGCCGCAGCACGTCGACCAGCGACGCGACGTCGGCCGGATGCAGCCCGTCAGTCGGCTCGTCCAGCACGTAGGTCAGGTCGGTGAGGCTGGAACCCAAGTGCCGCACCAGCTTCAGCCGTTGCGACTCGCCGCCGGACAGCGTCGGAGTGGCGCGGTAGCAGTGCAAGTGGCCGAGACCAAGCGTGATCATCGACTCGAGCCGCAGCCGCAGCGCCGCCACCAGCGGCTTCGCCCAGTCGTGGTCGACTCCGGCGCAGAACTCCAGCAGCCCCGCCGCATCCCGGTACCCGAGGTCTACAATGGACACCCCGTTGAGCAGGCTTTCCCGCGCCGCCGGGGCCAGCCGGCTGCCGCCGCAGTCCGGGCACGGCCGCTGCGCGGTGACGTCAGCCAGCGCGGCCTTGACGGCAGGGCCGGGTTTGGCTTCGCGTTCCACCAGCAGCCGCCGGATGCGCGGCACCATCGACTGGTACTGCGCGCTGGCCGGGAACCGGGGCAGCGGGTTCGGCGGCTTCCGGGTGGGACCGTGCAGGAGGAACTGCACGAGCTCTTCGGGCCATTCGCGCAACGGCAGATCGTTGTCGAAGAATCCGGAGTAGACATAGCGCTTCCAG
This sequence is a window from Amycolatopsis benzoatilytica AK 16/65. Protein-coding genes within it:
- a CDS encoding ATP-binding cassette domain-containing protein, encoding MRTHNLADVDVDIPKHQLVAVTGVSGSGKSSLAFATLAAESRRQLYSTMPAFVRSKLPHDPAPEASSLNGLTTVVVVDQKPLGTNSRSTVGTATEVWTMLRMLFSRLGEPSAGYSPAYSFNDPSGMCPTCAGLGTVTDIDGERMIDRSRSLNDGAMVFPSFAVGTWIWKRYVYSGFFDNDLPLREWPEELVQFLLHGPTRKPPNPLPRFPASAQYQSMVPRIRRLLVEREAKPGPAVKAALADVTAQRPCPDCGGSRLAPAARESLLNGVSIVDLGYRDAAGLLEFCAGVDHDWAKPLVAALRLRLESMITLGLGHLHCYRATPTLSGGESQRLKLVRHLGSSLTDLTYVLDEPTDGLHPADVASLVDVLRRLRDHGNTVLVVDHHEAVMVAADHVIDLGPGAGEAGGRVVFHGSPAELRKADTTTARALRTGVRLKDGLREPSGWLPLRGLHRHTLAGIDVDVPTGVLTVITGVAGSGKSTLAGELAERHPRFTEVDQSQIVATARSTVGTWLGLSDPVQRAFAEVSGLSPKLFNPRSQGGCPACRGTGVRRTDLAFLEDVDTPCEVCGSTGFRAESLEPRLDGRTVLEVLNTPVSALARYVPHPDVVRLAALLGELGLGHLASGRTLDTLSGGERQRLKLARQLDSTSDDLLVDEPTAGLHPSDTTRMVALLDRLVDEGRTLVVVEHSLHVVAAADWVIDLGPGAGENGGRVLYTGTPKGLAEHEGATGRYFRAALDS